The following are encoded in a window of Bacteroidia bacterium genomic DNA:
- a CDS encoding glutamine synthetase yields MAAYELHSHLIEKYLKKPKCEFTRNDIIKYIEENEVEMVNFRYVSEDGKLKTLNFIINSHEHLETIFSSGERVDGSSLFSFIEAGSSDLYAIPRFRTAFVNPFSEIPAIDILCSFYNAQGQPLESAPEYILKKAHDTFKNETGLNFKALGELEFYIISEKNSEFPVDDQKGYHSSAPFIKWNDFRNHAMKLIAETGGKIKYGHSEVGNFSSDTLTYEQHEIEFLPVDIEETAEQLIIAKWIIRMLAFEYGVQISFSPKITVGKAGSGMHVHMLAEKEGKNVLIENDKLSESAHKIIAGILDLAEALTAFGNSVPTSYLRLVPHQEAPTCICWGDRNRSVLVRVPLGWIGASNMVADSNPMEEKTTKNFTSKQTVELRSPDGSADIYLLLAGIVTAARHGFEMPNALDLAKNLYVDVNIFKEEAKERAKCLKNLPASCWQSADKLNEKREFFEKFGVFPSGTIDSIIKSLKSFNDLGLSEKLYGKNEEIGKLVEKYLHWK; encoded by the coding sequence ATGGCAGCATACGAGTTACATTCACACTTAATTGAGAAATACTTAAAAAAACCTAAATGCGAATTTACCCGCAATGACATTATTAAGTATATCGAAGAAAATGAAGTTGAAATGGTGAATTTCAGATATGTATCTGAGGATGGTAAACTAAAAACACTTAATTTCATTATTAATAGTCATGAACATCTCGAAACTATTTTCTCTTCAGGTGAAAGAGTAGATGGTTCGAGTTTATTTTCGTTTATTGAAGCTGGTTCTAGTGATTTATATGCTATTCCACGTTTTAGAACAGCTTTTGTAAATCCCTTTTCAGAAATACCTGCAATTGATATTCTTTGCTCTTTTTATAATGCTCAAGGTCAGCCACTAGAAAGTGCACCAGAATATATTCTGAAAAAAGCACACGATACCTTTAAAAATGAAACCGGCTTAAACTTTAAAGCACTTGGAGAGCTTGAGTTTTATATTATAAGTGAAAAAAACAGCGAATTTCCTGTTGATGATCAAAAGGGTTATCATTCTTCGGCTCCATTTATTAAATGGAACGATTTCCGCAATCATGCAATGAAATTAATTGCCGAAACAGGTGGTAAAATTAAATATGGTCATTCAGAAGTAGGTAATTTTTCTTCTGATACATTAACATATGAACAGCATGAAATTGAGTTTCTTCCGGTAGATATTGAGGAAACTGCCGAGCAACTTATTATTGCAAAATGGATAATAAGAATGCTTGCATTTGAATATGGTGTACAAATCAGTTTTTCTCCTAAAATTACTGTAGGTAAGGCAGGAAGCGGAATGCACGTACATATGCTTGCAGAAAAAGAAGGAAAAAATGTTTTAATTGAAAACGATAAACTTAGCGAATCTGCACATAAAATTATTGCCGGTATTCTTGATTTAGCCGAAGCATTAACTGCTTTCGGAAATTCTGTTCCAACATCTTATTTAAGACTTGTTCCTCATCAGGAAGCTCCTACATGTATTTGCTGGGGCGACAGAAACCGATCTGTTTTAGTTCGTGTTCCGCTTGGCTGGATAGGTGCATCAAATATGGTTGCCGACTCTAATCCAATGGAAGAAAAAACTACAAAAAATTTCACATCAAAACAAACTGTTGAATTACGTTCACCTGACGGATCTGCAGATATTTATCTTTTATTGGCTGGTATTGTTACAGCTGCACGACACGGTTTTGAAATGCCAAATGCATTAGACCTTGCAAAAAATCTTTATGTAGATGTAAATATTTTTAAAGAAGAAGCTAAAGAACGTGCAAAATGTTTAAAAAACCTTCCTGCTTCTTGCTGGCAATCAGCTGACAAACTTAATGAGAAAAGAGAATTTTTCGAAAAATTCGGGGTATTCCCTTCGGGAACTATTGACAGCATAATTAAATCTTTAAAGTCATTTAATGACTTAGGTTTAAGCGAAAAGCTTTATGGCAAAAATGAAGAAATTGGAAAACTTGTAGAAAAATACCTGCATTGGAAATAA
- a CDS encoding YdcF family protein, with product MFFILSKVLLFLFSPVVWVLILLIWALLTKRPKRRRNLILTSFFALFIFSNSFVLDEVMRVWEMPPSKIEKSGKVYDYAVVLGGIMSYYDVKNEQIGFNRSVDRLMQAVKLYRKGIVKKIVFTGGDASVLKDGGNEGDIILKFIKETNIVSEYDFIVENASRNTHENAESISKLFKNDSLKGNVVIITSAFHMKRSLGCFKKAGMNPDYYLADRFSGKRKYTLDHLIVPHTQSLDRWGMILHEIWGYYIYKIMGYL from the coding sequence ATGTTTTTTATTTTATCAAAAGTTTTACTTTTTTTGTTTTCACCTGTAGTGTGGGTGCTGATTCTTTTAATATGGGCATTGCTTACCAAAAGGCCTAAGCGACGCAGAAACCTTATTTTAACTTCTTTTTTTGCATTATTTATTTTTTCAAATTCATTTGTTTTGGATGAAGTAATGCGAGTCTGGGAAATGCCACCTTCCAAAATTGAAAAATCCGGAAAAGTTTACGACTATGCAGTTGTTTTGGGTGGAATAATGTCTTATTATGATGTCAAGAATGAGCAGATTGGTTTTAACAGAAGTGTTGACAGACTTATGCAAGCTGTTAAATTATATAGAAAAGGGATAGTAAAAAAGATAGTTTTTACAGGAGGTGATGCCAGTGTATTAAAGGATGGTGGTAATGAGGGAGATATTATTCTTAAATTTATTAAGGAAACTAATATTGTTTCTGAATATGATTTTATTGTTGAAAATGCTTCAAGAAATACACATGAGAATGCAGAATCTATTTCAAAGCTTTTTAAAAATGATAGTTTAAAAGGAAATGTTGTTATTATTACGTCTGCTTTTCATATGAAAAGATCATTAGGCTGTTTTAAAAAAGCAGGAATGAATCCTGATTATTATTTAGCTGATCGGTTTTCTGGTAAAAGAAAATATACATTAGATCATTTAATTGTACCTCATACACAATCATTAGACAGATGGGGAATGATTTTACATGAGATTTGGGGTTATTATATTTATAAAATTATGGGTTATCTTTAA
- a CDS encoding glycosyltransferase family 9 protein has product MVKFLIIRFSSIGDIVLTTPVVRCLKKQVAESEIHFLTKSAFSGILLSNPNVDKVLTLKEKFSDTINEIKEERYDYIIDLHNNIRTKRIKSQIGILSLTFPKLNIEKWLLVNFKINKMPNKHIVDRYFEPVKLFEVENDGNGLDYFIPKQDEVEINMLPDFVQNGYVGFVIGAKHFTKKMPAEKISEIISKLNYPIVILGGKEDSTDADKIMSICKNRKVYNSCGKYNLNQSASIVKQARVIVSHDTGLMHIAAAFQKPIISIWGNTVPEFGMYPYVKKELSDIVELKNIKCRPCTKIGFKQCPKKHFRCMNEIDNNEIVRLVEKHWNS; this is encoded by the coding sequence ATGGTTAAATTTTTAATAATAAGGTTTAGTTCAATTGGGGATATTGTATTAACAACTCCTGTTGTTCGTTGTTTAAAAAAACAAGTTGCAGAATCTGAGATTCATTTCTTAACAAAATCTGCTTTTTCTGGTATCTTATTGTCGAACCCAAATGTTGATAAGGTCTTAACTCTTAAAGAGAAATTTTCTGATACAATTAACGAGATTAAAGAAGAACGTTACGATTATATAATTGATCTTCATAATAATATTCGTACAAAAAGAATTAAAAGTCAGATTGGTATTTTAAGCCTTACTTTTCCAAAATTAAATATAGAAAAATGGCTACTTGTAAATTTTAAAATTAACAAAATGCCTAATAAGCATATTGTTGATCGGTATTTTGAGCCGGTAAAGCTTTTTGAAGTTGAAAATGATGGAAATGGACTTGATTATTTTATCCCAAAACAGGATGAGGTAGAAATAAACATGTTACCGGATTTTGTTCAAAATGGTTATGTGGGATTTGTTATAGGCGCAAAACATTTTACCAAGAAAATGCCAGCAGAAAAAATTTCTGAAATAATTTCGAAACTAAATTACCCTATAGTTATTTTAGGTGGCAAAGAAGATAGTACTGATGCTGATAAAATAATGTCAATTTGCAAAAATAGAAAAGTTTATAATAGTTGCGGAAAATATAATTTAAATCAATCGGCATCTATTGTTAAGCAGGCAAGAGTTATTGTAAGTCATGATACTGGATTAATGCATATTGCTGCAGCATTTCAAAAACCAATTATCTCGATATGGGGAAATACAGTTCCTGAGTTTGGAATGTATCCTTATGTAAAAAAGGAGTTATCAGATATTGTTGAATTAAAAAACATAAAATGTCGTCCTTGTACAAAAATTGGTTTTAAACAATGTCCAAAGAAACATTTTCGCTGTATGAATGAAATTGACAATAATGAAATTGTGAGACTAGTAGAAAAACATTGGAATTCTTAA
- a CDS encoding glycosyltransferase family 39 protein: MKQFFKNNADNIILGFILVIALFLRTFKLTEIPFMHDEFSALFRTQFNSFSELIEKGVLIDTHPPLIQIVLFYFVKIFGFSEAWLKLPFIIAGVFSVFLAYKIAEDWFGKTSAVAIASLIAYLQYPIFYSQIIRPYSSGLFFILLFVYFWNKIIFYSDKKRYPNLIGFVVAGALCAYNHHFTFLQAAIIGITGIFFLNRKNIIYYFAAGLAIALLYIPNIGIFKAQLEMGGIEDWLAKPGYDFLINYFSYIVHYSWITALIIIAVFISGLFVKPFLNNKRKSLLFISLLWFIIPFLIGFIYSRYVNAVLQYSVLIFAFPFILFGIFGWMKSNSIKLRAIIAFVLAIGCISSLVHKRKHFQIFYNSPYEQIVKQAKIESDSIGLKNCLIVFSMTAKDSTRTPSKILKHYSEKYIDQEKINYLKVEDAGDYKMLVHQLESFKGDYIYYGYLAGAPVEAYPLIKQFFPYVYKTSNFYGGSYVIFSKKRTNELTNDLYKSENSFEGANTNWGNINSALLDSVALSGKFSYRFDSISEWGPGFSDTLFKIANKQMDYIDVSINVMPLNDFSDAQLVSSIQQDTIIVDWRSSQFSNFVMTPLKWNTVTLSIKLPDLDFKNTNPVINIYVWNNKKQNFLIDDFKINVRKGNPILYWIVSEEVKTK; encoded by the coding sequence ATGAAACAATTTTTTAAAAATAATGCGGATAATATTATTCTTGGATTTATTCTTGTAATAGCTTTATTTCTAAGAACATTTAAGCTTACCGAAATCCCATTTATGCACGATGAATTTAGTGCATTGTTTCGCACCCAATTTAATAGCTTTAGCGAACTTATTGAGAAAGGTGTTTTAATTGATACACATCCTCCGTTAATACAGATTGTGCTTTTTTATTTTGTTAAGATTTTTGGTTTTTCTGAAGCATGGCTAAAATTACCATTTATTATTGCAGGAGTTTTTTCGGTATTTCTTGCTTATAAAATTGCAGAAGATTGGTTTGGTAAAACTTCAGCAGTAGCAATAGCTTCATTAATTGCATACTTACAGTATCCTATTTTTTACAGTCAGATTATTCGTCCATATTCAAGTGGTTTGTTTTTTATATTGTTATTTGTTTATTTCTGGAATAAAATAATCTTTTATTCTGATAAAAAAAGATATCCGAATCTGATTGGTTTTGTTGTTGCCGGAGCATTATGTGCATATAATCATCATTTTACTTTTTTGCAGGCAGCAATAATCGGAATTACCGGTATATTCTTTTTAAATCGAAAGAATATTATTTATTATTTTGCAGCTGGTCTTGCTATTGCATTATTGTATATACCGAATATTGGTATATTTAAAGCACAGTTGGAAATGGGTGGGATTGAAGATTGGCTTGCAAAACCTGGATATGATTTTTTAATAAACTATTTCAGTTATATTGTCCATTATTCGTGGATTACAGCTTTAATTATTATTGCAGTTTTTATTTCAGGATTATTTGTTAAACCATTTTTAAATAATAAAAGAAAAAGCTTATTATTTATTTCACTTTTGTGGTTTATTATACCTTTTCTTATCGGCTTTATTTATTCGAGGTATGTAAATGCAGTATTACAGTATTCGGTACTTATTTTTGCTTTTCCTTTTATTTTATTTGGAATTTTTGGCTGGATGAAATCAAATAGCATCAAGCTCAGAGCAATTATTGCTTTTGTTTTGGCAATAGGTTGTATCTCATCACTTGTACATAAACGTAAACATTTTCAAATTTTTTATAATTCACCTTATGAGCAAATTGTTAAACAGGCAAAAATCGAAAGTGATAGCATAGGGCTTAAAAACTGTTTAATAGTGTTTAGTATGACAGCAAAAGACTCTACCCGAACTCCATCAAAAATATTAAAACATTATTCAGAGAAATATATTGATCAGGAAAAAATAAATTATTTAAAAGTTGAAGATGCCGGTGATTATAAAATGTTAGTGCATCAATTAGAAAGCTTTAAAGGTGATTATATTTACTATGGTTATCTTGCCGGAGCTCCTGTTGAAGCATATCCTTTAATTAAGCAATTTTTCCCTTATGTTTATAAAACTTCAAATTTTTATGGCGGAAGCTATGTTATATTTTCTAAAAAGAGAACAAATGAATTAACAAATGATTTATATAAATCTGAAAACTCATTTGAAGGTGCAAATACAAATTGGGGTAATATTAATTCGGCATTATTAGATAGCGTTGCATTAAGTGGAAAGTTTTCTTATAGGTTTGATAGTATTTCAGAATGGGGACCTGGTTTTTCTGATACTTTATTTAAGATAGCAAATAAGCAAATGGATTATATAGATGTAAGTATAAATGTAATGCCATTAAATGATTTTTCAGATGCACAATTGGTGTCATCTATTCAGCAGGATACTATTATTGTAGATTGGCGTTCGTCACAGTTTAGCAATTTTGTTATGACTCCATTAAAGTGGAATACTGTTACACTTTCTATTAAGCTTCCTGATCTGGATTTCAAAAATACTAACCCAGTAATTAATATTTATGTGTGGAATAATAAAAAACAGAACTTTTTAATTGATGATTTTAAAATTAATGTTAGAAAAGGAAATCCGATTTTATATTGGATTGTAAGTGAAGAAGTAAAAACTAAGTAA
- the lnt gene encoding apolipoprotein N-acyltransferase, translating into MKLKNYQLWILSILSSLLLSTGWMQGAFQLLLFIGFIPLLIVEDNYFQQTKRYRSFRIFPKALLTFLIWNTLSTWWIWNASPEGVLMAIIFNSLFMATVFWVFHATKRVLGRKLGNIAFIVYWIGFEYLHINWELSWSWLTLGNGLSENISIIQWYEYTGTLGGSLWILLINVLFAEIIIQYMANPKNKLNIKYLIWLSSIIILPIIASLVIFNNYKEKGTPVNVVVVQPNIDPYNDKFGGMPVKQQLDKIVSLAESVADEKTDYIVGPETAIPEGIWEEDLNSHPDILLLKKLNYKFKNSKIIIGASTFRMFKPDEKLSVSARKFSDSNEYYDSYNSALQFDTTNNMQIYHKSKLVLGVEKMPFAGTFSFIKDLSIKLGGTAGGLGSQEEPSVFNSNNNIAIIAPIICYESIYGKYVTEYIKKGADLIFVITNDGWWGDSPGYRQHLTYSSVRAIETRRDIARSANTGISCFINQLGEIRQETNWWEPAAIKDTLYKNNTITFYVKMGDFIGRIAAILTILLFVFYLFSSLRRKFNKIKS; encoded by the coding sequence ATGAAACTTAAAAATTACCAGCTCTGGATATTATCAATATTAAGCAGCTTATTATTAAGTACAGGCTGGATGCAGGGAGCATTTCAATTATTACTTTTTATAGGCTTTATTCCTTTGCTAATTGTTGAAGATAATTACTTTCAACAAACTAAAAGATACAGAAGTTTTAGAATTTTCCCAAAAGCATTACTCACTTTTTTAATTTGGAATACCCTTTCTACATGGTGGATTTGGAATGCTTCACCTGAAGGAGTCTTAATGGCAATAATTTTTAATTCATTGTTCATGGCTACAGTTTTTTGGGTTTTTCACGCAACAAAACGAGTTTTAGGTCGCAAATTAGGGAATATTGCATTTATTGTTTACTGGATTGGTTTTGAATATCTTCACATTAACTGGGAATTATCATGGAGCTGGCTAACATTAGGCAATGGTCTTTCTGAAAACATTTCAATAATACAGTGGTATGAATACACTGGTACACTTGGAGGTTCGTTGTGGATATTGTTAATTAATGTTTTATTTGCCGAAATTATTATTCAATATATGGCAAATCCAAAAAATAAATTGAATATAAAATATCTAATATGGTTGTCCTCTATTATTATTTTACCGATAATTGCTTCCTTAGTTATATTTAATAATTATAAAGAAAAAGGCACGCCTGTTAATGTTGTTGTTGTTCAACCAAACATAGATCCTTATAACGACAAATTTGGAGGAATGCCTGTAAAACAACAACTAGATAAAATTGTTTCGCTTGCAGAATCTGTTGCAGATGAGAAAACTGACTATATAGTTGGTCCAGAAACAGCTATTCCCGAAGGAATATGGGAAGAAGATTTAAATAGTCACCCTGACATTTTACTATTAAAGAAACTAAATTACAAATTCAAAAATTCTAAAATAATAATTGGTGCATCAACATTCAGAATGTTTAAACCCGATGAGAAGCTTTCAGTTTCTGCCCGGAAATTTTCAGACTCAAACGAGTATTACGATTCTTATAATTCAGCTCTTCAATTCGATACCACTAACAACATGCAGATTTATCATAAATCTAAATTAGTTTTAGGTGTTGAAAAAATGCCTTTTGCAGGTACTTTTAGTTTTATTAAAGATTTATCAATAAAGCTAGGCGGAACCGCTGGTGGACTTGGCTCACAGGAAGAACCAAGCGTATTTAACTCTAATAATAACATTGCAATAATTGCTCCTATAATTTGTTATGAATCCATTTATGGCAAATATGTAACAGAATACATTAAAAAAGGTGCCGACCTTATTTTTGTAATAACAAATGACGGATGGTGGGGTGATTCGCCAGGGTACCGCCAACATTTAACATATAGCAGTGTAAGAGCAATTGAGACTCGTAGAGATATAGCACGTTCTGCAAACACTGGTATTTCTTGTTTTATAAATCAGCTTGGCGAGATAAGACAGGAAACAAACTGGTGGGAACCTGCGGCAATAAAAGATACTTTATATAAAAACAATACTATTACTTTTTATGTGAAAATGGGCGACTTTATTGGACGTATTGCCGCTATTTTAACAATCTTGTTATTTGTTTTTTATCTGTTTAGCAGCCTGAGAAGGAAATTTAACAAGATAAAGTCATGA
- a CDS encoding DMT family transporter: protein MKDRQNNSSILTLIFLAFIWGSSFILMKRGLEVFNANQVAAIRIFLSFLVLLPFAITRLHKLTPRTLLFVTITGLLGSTIPAFLFTYAQMHINSTMAGILNSLTPLFALLIAVLFFKTKVFWYNVIGILLGFIGAAALVIKDFSGIIDGENIYGLLIVIATLFYGFNTNHIKNNLKDLDGISITALSFFTVGPFTGVYLLFCDLPSAFAKPGAWAAFGYIAILGIIGTAFALIIMNSLIKRLTVILSSSVTYIIPVFAIGWGIFDGESFSWHQGLSIVLIFTGIYLVNKTSTIKQYET from the coding sequence ATGAAAGATCGGCAAAATAATAGCTCAATTCTTACTCTTATATTTCTTGCATTTATCTGGGGATCGTCATTTATTTTAATGAAGCGAGGACTTGAAGTATTTAACGCTAATCAGGTTGCCGCAATTAGAATTTTCTTGTCTTTTTTAGTTTTATTACCATTTGCAATTACCAGATTACATAAATTGACTCCACGCACTTTGTTATTTGTTACAATAACAGGTTTATTAGGAAGTACTATTCCTGCATTCCTGTTTACATATGCTCAAATGCACATTAACAGCACAATGGCAGGAATACTTAATTCATTAACTCCACTTTTTGCATTATTAATTGCTGTATTATTTTTCAAAACAAAAGTATTTTGGTATAATGTAATTGGAATATTGCTTGGATTTATTGGAGCAGCAGCATTAGTAATAAAAGACTTTTCAGGCATTATTGACGGAGAAAATATATATGGTCTGCTAATTGTTATTGCAACACTTTTTTATGGATTTAACACCAATCACATAAAAAACAATTTGAAAGACCTTGATGGAATCAGCATTACAGCACTATCTTTTTTTACAGTAGGTCCATTTACCGGAGTTTATCTCTTATTTTGTGATCTACCATCAGCATTTGCAAAACCTGGCGCATGGGCTGCATTTGGTTATATTGCAATTCTCGGCATAATAGGGACAGCATTTGCACTTATAATAATGAACTCCTTAATAAAAAGGCTCACAGTTATTCTGTCTTCATCTGTTACGTATATAATTCCTGTTTTTGCAATTGGCTGGGGCATTTTTGATGGCGAATCTTTTTCATGGCACCAAGGGTTATCAATAGTACTAATTTTTACAGGAATTTATCTTGTAAATAAAACTTCAACAATAAAACAATATGAAACTTAA